A window of Exiguobacterium sp. FSL W8-0210 contains these coding sequences:
- the istA gene encoding IS21 family transposase, whose product MLHIKIHQLYQKKFKIAQIAKELKISRPTVYKYLNMTFEEVKSHSEELSQSRVKKLDPYKDWIVAWLEEFPHLSSAQIHDWLLERYPELLVGGSTVRTYVREIREVNQIDKKRKVRQYEAIPEQPMGKQLQVDWGETKQRTKSNKEIKLYFIAFVLAHSRMKYMEWQNRPFTTRDAIRCHENAFQFYGGRTTEIVYDQDHLIAVSENAGELLLTSEFQQYVQQRKFNVHLCRRADPESKGMIENVVKYIKGNFADSRVYSNIEDWNRRASQWLARTGNHNVHQTTKKRPAEVFSFEKQHLQPVRSLLSYESTHVSSIARNVSKDNTIRYRSNRYSVPLGTYSSYAANTVFIELTDANRLLIRTQPEGKVIADHPVSSERGKLIQSRHHLRDRSHGIDELKQHLTGHFTDEEKATHYLEELCKKFPRYKREQLAIIENVIHDYGPQLDQSLEKCTQEKLYSANDFRDVARYLSSNTSPIAESRVHSIGKHVSDIQVNTRPLSTYVSILRGDV is encoded by the coding sequence ATGCTACATATCAAAATCCATCAGTTATATCAAAAAAAATTTAAGATTGCTCAAATTGCAAAAGAACTTAAAATCTCAAGACCTACGGTCTATAAGTATTTGAACATGACTTTCGAAGAAGTGAAAAGTCATTCAGAAGAGTTATCGCAATCGAGGGTCAAAAAGTTGGATCCGTACAAAGACTGGATAGTAGCCTGGTTAGAGGAGTTCCCACACCTCAGCAGCGCTCAAATCCATGATTGGTTACTGGAAAGATATCCGGAACTTCTAGTCGGTGGAAGCACCGTCAGGACGTATGTCAGAGAAATACGCGAAGTAAATCAAATCGATAAAAAACGGAAGGTACGCCAATACGAGGCGATTCCTGAACAACCGATGGGAAAACAACTCCAAGTTGACTGGGGAGAAACGAAGCAAAGAACGAAGAGTAACAAAGAAATCAAGTTATACTTCATCGCTTTCGTGCTCGCTCACTCTCGCATGAAGTATATGGAGTGGCAGAACAGACCATTCACGACACGAGACGCTATACGTTGTCATGAGAATGCCTTCCAGTTTTACGGCGGACGGACAACCGAAATTGTCTACGATCAAGATCATCTGATTGCGGTCAGTGAAAATGCAGGTGAACTCCTATTGACCTCTGAATTCCAACAATATGTGCAGCAAAGAAAATTCAACGTCCATTTGTGCAGGCGTGCGGACCCAGAATCTAAAGGAATGATCGAGAACGTCGTCAAGTATATCAAAGGAAACTTTGCGGATAGCCGTGTGTATTCGAACATCGAAGATTGGAATCGACGGGCGTCGCAGTGGCTAGCACGGACAGGAAATCATAATGTCCATCAGACAACGAAAAAAAGACCAGCTGAAGTGTTCTCCTTCGAAAAACAACACTTACAACCGGTCCGTTCGTTACTCTCATATGAAAGTACCCATGTGTCGAGTATAGCAAGGAACGTTAGCAAGGACAATACGATTCGATACCGTTCCAACCGTTATTCAGTCCCTCTCGGGACCTATTCTTCCTATGCGGCCAACACCGTCTTTATCGAGTTGACTGACGCTAACCGACTGCTCATCCGGACACAGCCGGAAGGGAAAGTGATTGCGGATCATCCCGTCAGTTCAGAAAGAGGGAAATTGATTCAGAGCCGTCATCATCTAAGGGATCGTTCACATGGCATCGACGAGCTTAAACAACATCTGACCGGCCACTTTACGGATGAGGAAAAAGCCACGCATTACTTGGAAGAACTCTGCAAAAAATTTCCGCGCTACAAGCGTGAGCAGTTAGCGATCATCGAAAATGTCATCCATGACTATGGTCCGCAATTGGACCAGTCACTCGAGAAATGTACACAGGAGAAGCTATACAGCGCGAATGACTTTCGAGACGTCGCACGTTACCTGAGTTCGAATACGAGTCCGATCGCGGAATCACGTGTCCATTCCATCGGAAAACATGTTTCTGATATCCAAGTGAACACACGTCCGTTAAGTACGTATGTCAGTATCTTGAGAGGAGACGTGTGA